In the genome of Neovison vison isolate M4711 chromosome 3, ASM_NN_V1, whole genome shotgun sequence, one region contains:
- the LOC122901810 gene encoding cell division control protein 42 homolog: MQTIKCVVVGDGAVGKTCLLISYTTNKFLSEYVPTVFDNYAVTVMIGGEPYTLGLFDTAGQEDYDRLRPLSYPQTDVFLVCFSVVSPSSFENVKEKWVPEITHHCPKTPFLLVGTQIDLRDDPSTIEELAKNKQKPITPETAEKLARDLKAVNYVECSALTQKGLKNVFDEAILAALEPPEPKKSRRCVLL, encoded by the coding sequence ATGCAGACAATTAAGTGTGTTGTTGTGGGCGATGGTGCCGTTGGTAAAACATGTCTCCTGATATCCTACACAACAAACAAATTTCTATCTGAGTATGTACCGACTGTTTTTGACAACTATGCAGTCACAGTTATGATTGGTGGAGAGCCATATACTCTTGGACTTTTTGATACTGCAGGGCAAGAGGATTATGACAGATTACGACCGCTGAGTTATCCACAAACAGATGTATTTCTAGTCTGTTTTTCAGTCGTCTCTCCATCCTCATTtgaaaatgtgaaggaaaagtGGGTTCCTGAGATAACTCACCATTGTCCAAAGACTCCTTTCTTGCTTGTTGGGACCCAAATTGATCTCCGAGATGACCCCTCTACGATTGAGGAACTTGCCAAGAACAAACAGAAGCCTATCACTCCAGAGACTGCTGAAAAGCTGGCCCGTGACCTGAAGGCGGTCAACTATGTGGAGTGTTCTGCACTCACACAGAAAGGCCTAAAGAATGTATTTGACGAAGCAATATTGGCTGCCCTGGAGCCTCCCGAACCGAAGAAGAGCCGCAGGTgtgtgctgctatga